The Punica granatum isolate Tunisia-2019 chromosome 4, ASM765513v2, whole genome shotgun sequence genome has a window encoding:
- the LOC116202291 gene encoding uncharacterized protein LOC116202291 isoform X1 yields MAAEAGRFGSWSPLGAPASPLHQQQRDDHSWGSRSFDNSVNAVSFGFVATAILISMFLVMAIFERFLRPNPPPPIARQRRDLASRAELSGKLRCPSPKLSVYANGVSVLMPGDDIPTYIACPAPVPCPPERVSWPQHHAISIPGPTPTTNTN; encoded by the exons ATGGCGGCAGAGGCAGGCCGTTTTGGCAGCTGGTCGCCGCTGGGAGCTCCGGCGAGCCCCCTGCATCAGCAGCAGAGGGACGACCACTCCTGGGGCAGCCGGAGCTTCGACAACTCCGTCAATGCGGTGTCCTTCGGGTTCGTCGCCACCGCCATTCTCATCTCCATGTTCCTCGTAATGGCCATCTTCGAGCGGTTCCTCCGCCCCAACCCGCCCCCGCCCATCGCACGGCAACGCCGCGATCTTGCGTCCCGGGCCGAGCTCTCCGGCAAGCTCAGGTGCCCTTCTCCGAAA CTGTCAGTATATGCTAATGGAGTTTCGGTTCTGATGCCCGGAGACGATATTCCCACCTACATCGCTTGCCCTGCTCCCGTTCCTTGCCCTCCTGAACGAGTTTCGTGGCCTCAGCATCATGCCATTTCCATACCCGGCCCCACACCCACCACGAATACGAACTGA
- the LOC116202291 gene encoding uncharacterized protein LOC116202291 isoform X2 gives MAAEAGRFGSWSPLGAPASPLHQQQRDDHSWGSRSFDNSVNAVSFGFVATAILISMFLVMAIFERFLRPNPPPPIARQRRDLASRAELSGKLRCPSPKPKGEKGLTH, from the exons ATGGCGGCAGAGGCAGGCCGTTTTGGCAGCTGGTCGCCGCTGGGAGCTCCGGCGAGCCCCCTGCATCAGCAGCAGAGGGACGACCACTCCTGGGGCAGCCGGAGCTTCGACAACTCCGTCAATGCGGTGTCCTTCGGGTTCGTCGCCACCGCCATTCTCATCTCCATGTTCCTCGTAATGGCCATCTTCGAGCGGTTCCTCCGCCCCAACCCGCCCCCGCCCATCGCACGGCAACGCCGCGATCTTGCGTCCCGGGCCGAGCTCTCCGGCAAGCTCAGGTGCCCTTCTCCGAAA CCAAAAGGAGAAAAGGGACTCACTCATTAA